One Streptosporangiales bacterium genomic window carries:
- a CDS encoding SDR family oxidoreductase, with protein sequence MHTTDSFDLTGETALVTGAARGIGRAIARELVFRGADALLVDLREPAEVVDELGSEFPDRRVLGAAVDVRSPEAVGAAVERAADDLGTLTILVNNAGTASRSSLEAMTLDEWTLDIDTNLRGCFLLCQAVLTSPKTQESMRSVVNISSISGIMGGPRSGGAGGGRSGPAYAASKGGVIALTKWLAKEVGDRGITVNSVAPGPVATAMTGSVTYSLDDQLIKRMGTPEEIAAAVAYLASPGARYVTGQVIRVCGGASVG encoded by the coding sequence GGTCGTGCGATCGCACGCGAGCTCGTGTTCCGCGGTGCCGATGCGCTCCTCGTCGACCTTCGGGAGCCCGCCGAGGTGGTCGACGAGCTGGGGAGCGAGTTCCCCGACCGCCGGGTTCTCGGTGCGGCCGTTGACGTCCGCAGCCCCGAGGCGGTCGGGGCCGCGGTCGAGCGGGCGGCTGACGATCTTGGCACGCTAACCATCCTGGTCAACAACGCCGGAACGGCGTCCCGGTCCAGCCTCGAGGCAATGACGCTGGACGAGTGGACCCTGGACATCGACACCAACCTCCGGGGGTGCTTCCTGTTGTGCCAGGCGGTGCTCACGTCGCCCAAGACCCAGGAGAGCATGCGGTCGGTCGTCAACATCTCGTCCATCAGTGGGATCATGGGCGGCCCCCGGTCCGGCGGCGCCGGAGGGGGCCGGTCCGGACCGGCGTACGCCGCCTCCAAGGGTGGCGTCATCGCCCTGACCAAGTGGCTCGCCAAGGAGGTCGGCGACCGTGGCATAACAGTCAACTCCGTGGCCCCGGGACCCGTTGCGACAGCCATGACCGGATCTGTCACCTATTCCCTTGACGACCAGCTGATCAAGCGGATGGGAACGCCCGAGGAGATCGCGGCTGCCGTCGCCTACCTGGCCTCGCCCGGAGCCCGCTATGTGACCGGCCAGGTGATCCGGGTCTGTGGGGGCGCGTCCGTCGGGTGA